The proteins below come from a single Piscinibacter gummiphilus genomic window:
- the lysS gene encoding lysine--tRNA ligase — MEQDDNQLIAERREKLAAIRKQGVAFPNDFKPKDHALDLARKHGDLDNETLEPQNIQVSVAGRLMLKRVMGKASFGTLQDSTARIQLFVTKDALGEEVYNAFKHWDLGDILGAEGTLFKTKTGELSVRVTTLRLLTKSLRPLPDKFHGMTDQEQKYRQRYVDLITDDDARARFAARSRALASIRQFMVEHHFMEVETPMLHPIPGGANAKPFVTHHNALDQDMFLRIAPELYLKRLIVGGFERVFEINRSFRNEGISVRHNPEFTMMEFYAAYWNHHDLMDYTEQVLRHAARHATGSAVVTYGGKTVDLDKPFKRLTVRDSLVEFAGLSEAEAGDAKVLRDKLKHLGEEAPAHWKLPELQFGLFEAAVEEKLWDPTFIIDYPVEVSPLARASDTDPSITERFELFITGREYANGFSELNDAEDQAARFQAQAANKEAGDEEAMYYDADFIRALEYGMPPTGGCGIGIDRLMMLITDSPSIRDVILFPSLRKEG, encoded by the coding sequence ATGGAACAAGACGACAACCAGCTCATCGCCGAACGACGTGAAAAGCTCGCGGCGATCCGCAAACAGGGCGTGGCCTTCCCCAACGACTTCAAGCCCAAGGACCACGCGCTGGACCTGGCGCGCAAGCACGGCGACCTCGACAACGAAACGCTGGAGCCGCAGAACATCCAGGTGAGCGTGGCCGGCCGGCTGATGCTCAAGCGCGTGATGGGCAAGGCGAGCTTCGGCACGCTGCAAGACAGCACCGCGCGCATCCAGCTCTTCGTCACGAAAGACGCGCTGGGCGAGGAGGTCTACAACGCCTTCAAGCACTGGGATCTGGGCGACATCCTCGGCGCCGAAGGCACGCTCTTCAAGACCAAGACCGGCGAGCTCTCGGTGCGCGTAACCACGCTGCGCCTGCTCACCAAGAGCCTGCGTCCGCTGCCCGACAAATTCCACGGCATGACCGACCAGGAGCAGAAGTACCGCCAGCGCTATGTCGACCTCATCACCGACGACGACGCCCGCGCCCGCTTCGCCGCGCGCAGCCGTGCGCTCGCGTCGATCCGACAGTTCATGGTCGAGCACCACTTCATGGAAGTGGAGACGCCGATGCTGCACCCCATCCCCGGTGGCGCGAACGCCAAGCCCTTCGTCACCCACCACAACGCACTCGACCAGGACATGTTCCTGCGCATCGCGCCCGAGCTGTACCTCAAGCGCCTGATCGTGGGCGGCTTCGAGCGTGTGTTCGAGATCAACCGCAGCTTCCGCAACGAAGGCATCAGCGTCCGGCACAACCCGGAGTTCACGATGATGGAGTTCTACGCGGCCTACTGGAACCACCACGACCTGATGGACTACACCGAGCAGGTGCTGCGCCATGCCGCGCGCCATGCGACCGGCTCGGCGGTCGTCACCTACGGCGGCAAGACGGTCGACCTCGACAAGCCCTTCAAGCGCCTGACGGTGCGCGATTCGCTGGTCGAATTCGCCGGCCTGAGCGAGGCCGAAGCGGGCGATGCGAAGGTGCTGCGCGACAAGCTCAAGCACCTGGGCGAGGAAGCCCCGGCCCACTGGAAGCTGCCGGAACTGCAGTTCGGCCTCTTCGAAGCCGCGGTGGAAGAAAAGCTCTGGGACCCGACCTTCATCATCGACTACCCGGTCGAGGTGTCGCCGCTCGCCCGCGCCTCCGACACCGACCCGTCGATCACCGAGCGCTTCGAGCTGTTCATCACCGGCCGTGAATACGCCAATGGCTTCTCCGAGCTGAACGACGCCGAAGACCAGGCCGCGCGCTTCCAGGCGCAGGCCGCCAACAAGGAAGCGGGCGACGAAGAGGCGATGTACTACGACGCCGACTTCATCCGCGCGCTCGAGTACGGCATGCCCCCCACCGGCGGCTGCGGCATCGGCATCGACCGCCTGATGATGCTGATCACCGACAGCCCCAGCATCCGCGACGTGATCCTGTTCCCGTCGCTGCGCAAGGAAGGCTGA
- the lpxC gene encoding UDP-3-O-acyl-N-acetylglucosamine deacetylase, which yields MLAQRTLKSITRAVGVGVHGGQRVELTLRPAAADSGIMFRRVDLPSPVDIPVKVEAVCDTRMATTISPAGDPGAPKVNTIEHLLSACAGLGLDNLVVDITNEEVPILDGSAASFVFLLQSAGIEVQKAPKRFLRIRKPVEVREGEGNTLKWARLDPYDGYKLTFEIEFKHPAVDQTGQQFTFDMGSGQYKRDIARARTFGFTKDVEMMRSRGLGLGGSMDNVIVVDDYRVLNSEGLRYDDEFVKHKILDAIGDMHVLGHPLIAAYTGYKSGHALNNKLLRAVLADASAYEIVTFEDERQAPAGLAELAPAW from the coding sequence ATGCTCGCCCAACGCACTCTCAAGTCCATCACCCGCGCCGTCGGCGTGGGTGTGCACGGCGGCCAGCGGGTCGAGTTGACCCTGCGGCCGGCCGCTGCCGACAGCGGGATCATGTTTCGCCGCGTCGACCTGCCATCGCCGGTCGACATCCCGGTGAAGGTCGAAGCCGTGTGCGACACGCGCATGGCCACGACCATCTCGCCCGCCGGCGACCCGGGTGCGCCCAAGGTCAACACCATCGAGCACCTGCTGTCGGCCTGCGCCGGCCTCGGGCTCGACAACCTGGTGGTGGACATCACCAACGAAGAGGTGCCGATCCTCGACGGCTCGGCCGCCTCGTTCGTGTTCCTGCTGCAGAGCGCCGGCATCGAGGTGCAGAAGGCGCCGAAGCGCTTCCTGCGCATCAGGAAGCCGGTGGAAGTGCGCGAAGGCGAGGGCAACACGCTCAAGTGGGCGCGGCTCGACCCCTACGACGGCTACAAGCTCACCTTCGAGATCGAGTTCAAGCACCCGGCGGTCGACCAGACCGGCCAGCAGTTCACCTTCGACATGGGCTCGGGCCAGTACAAGCGCGACATCGCCCGCGCGCGCACCTTCGGCTTCACGAAGGACGTGGAGATGATGCGCTCGCGCGGCCTGGGTCTGGGCGGCAGCATGGACAACGTGATCGTCGTCGACGACTACCGCGTGCTCAACAGCGAAGGCCTGCGCTACGACGACGAGTTCGTGAAGCACAAGATCCTCGATGCGATCGGCGACATGCACGTGCTCGGCCACCCGCTGATCGCCGCCTACACCGGCTACAAGTCGGGCCACGCGCTCAACAACAAGCTCTTGCGCGCCGTGCTGGCCGATGCCTCGGCCTACGAGATCGTCACCTTCGAAGACGAGCGCCAGGCGCCCGCCGGCCTCGCCGAACTGGCCCCCGCCTGGTGA
- a CDS encoding acyltransferase translates to MRHVADQLYFIALALINTVHGWLPFFARPVLYRLCGFRIHRSATLQGGIRFFHVGRLTVGEGSLVNRGVYLDNRGGITIGRHVSIAHDAKLYTMGHDPHDPTFATKAAPIRLDDHAVVFAGAMLMPGVHVGQGAVVMAGAVVTKDVPPGRMVGGNPAVDIGERGCVPAYTLKRRFWFAH, encoded by the coding sequence ATGAGGCATGTGGCCGATCAGCTCTATTTCATCGCCTTGGCGCTGATCAACACCGTGCACGGCTGGCTGCCTTTTTTTGCGCGTCCGGTGCTCTACCGCCTGTGCGGTTTTCGCATCCACCGCAGCGCCACGCTGCAGGGCGGCATCCGCTTCTTTCACGTGGGCCGGCTCACGGTGGGGGAAGGGTCGCTCGTCAACCGCGGGGTGTACCTCGACAACCGCGGCGGCATCACCATCGGGCGGCATGTGTCGATTGCCCATGACGCAAAGCTCTACACCATGGGGCACGACCCGCACGACCCGACGTTTGCGACCAAGGCTGCGCCGATCCGTCTCGACGACCACGCCGTGGTGTTTGCCGGTGCCATGCTGATGCCCGGCGTGCACGTGGGGCAGGGCGCGGTGGTGATGGCCGGTGCCGTCGTGACCAAGGATGTGCCGCCCGGGCGCATGGTCGGCGGCAACCCCGCGGTCGACATCGGCGAGCGGGGCTGCGTGCCCGCGTACACGCTCAAGCGCCGCTTCTGGTTCGCGCATTGA
- the ftsA gene encoding cell division protein FtsA, whose product MAKEYKDLVVGLDIGTAKVMAVVAEVLPDGELRVAGLGIAAAHGLKRGVVVNIDATVQSIQQALKEAEMMADCKITRVYTGITGSHIRGQNSTGMVIVRDKEVTPVDVTRVVETAKAINIPNDQRLLLVEPQEFVIDGHEVKEPIGMSGGRLEVKVHIVTGAQSAAENIVKCVRRCGLEVDQLVLNPSASSHAVLTEDEKDLGVALVDIGAGTTDVAIFTDGAIRHTAVIPIAGDLITSDIAMALRTPTKDAEEIKVEYGVAKQLLADPSEQLEVPGLGDRAPRMLSRQALAGVIEPRVEEIFSLVHQVIRDSGYEELLSSGIVLTGGAAVMPGMVELGEDIFLKPVRKGLPTYHGSLHDMVANPRSATVMGLLEEARLGRARGIKAAQQAGSVKTLFGRAKDWFLGNF is encoded by the coding sequence ATGGCCAAGGAATACAAGGACCTGGTCGTCGGCCTGGACATCGGCACCGCGAAGGTGATGGCGGTGGTGGCCGAAGTCTTGCCCGATGGCGAGCTGAGAGTCGCCGGCCTCGGCATCGCGGCGGCACACGGGCTCAAGCGCGGCGTGGTGGTCAACATCGACGCCACGGTGCAGAGCATCCAGCAGGCCTTGAAGGAGGCCGAGATGATGGCCGACTGCAAGATCACGCGCGTCTACACCGGCATCACCGGCAGCCACATCCGCGGGCAGAACTCGACGGGCATGGTGATCGTGCGCGACAAGGAAGTGACGCCGGTCGACGTGACGCGCGTGGTCGAGACGGCCAAGGCGATCAACATCCCGAACGACCAGCGCCTGCTCTTGGTGGAGCCGCAGGAGTTCGTGATCGACGGCCACGAGGTCAAGGAGCCGATCGGCATGAGCGGCGGGCGCCTGGAGGTGAAGGTGCACATCGTGACCGGCGCGCAGAGTGCCGCCGAGAACATCGTGAAGTGCGTGCGCCGCTGCGGGCTCGAAGTCGACCAGCTGGTGCTCAACCCGAGCGCCAGCAGCCATGCGGTGCTGACCGAAGACGAGAAGGACCTGGGCGTGGCCCTCGTCGACATCGGCGCGGGCACGACCGATGTGGCCATCTTCACCGACGGCGCGATCCGCCACACGGCGGTGATCCCGATTGCCGGCGACCTGATCACGAGCGACATCGCGATGGCGCTGCGCACGCCGACGAAAGACGCGGAAGAGATCAAGGTGGAGTACGGCGTGGCCAAGCAACTGCTGGCCGACCCGAGCGAGCAACTCGAAGTGCCGGGCCTGGGCGACCGCGCGCCGCGCATGCTGAGCCGCCAGGCGCTCGCGGGTGTGATCGAGCCGCGTGTGGAAGAGATCTTCTCGCTGGTGCACCAGGTGATCCGTGACAGCGGCTACGAAGAGCTGCTGTCGAGCGGGATCGTGCTCACCGGTGGCGCGGCGGTGATGCCGGGCATGGTGGAACTCGGGGAAGACATCTTCCTGAAGCCGGTGCGCAAGGGCCTCCCCACCTACCACGGCTCGCTCCACGACATGGTGGCCAACCCTCGCTCGGCCACCGTCATGGGCCTGCTCGAAGAAGCGCGCCTCGGCCGTGCGCGTGGCATCAAGGCCGCGCAGCAGGCGGGGTCCGTCAAAACACTGTTCGGCCGGGCCAAAGACTGGTTCCTCGGCAATTTCTAA
- a CDS encoding glycosyltransferase encodes MKRIAIVDPGSFVLPYDFHLVKALAANGRLVDFYGSTTRYNGEFLEAMRALPGVQVVARAISSSVASRLGGAWAYALQLASVLLRAGRYGTVNLQFSGFWPLEWLVFALMRGRFVFTVHNAVPHGFSGAQHAPTRRLADIARELVFVSEATRDDFLQRYGERYRAKSTVLPHGLLPVTPQAEAVPYDRPLHAEALVFWGRVQPYKGVELFRALAQSTEIRRRGLTLAVYGAWSPELHELQAELRGAGVALHDGYLDDAQLLALLAQDAVFLLPYQRASQSGVLYALLNHGRVFFCTDTGDLGAFMRRHGLEGLLLRDRTPEAVLACLDFLAAHGDEVRQKLAAAQAALRWERLVAEAGQAYRV; translated from the coding sequence TTGAAACGCATTGCCATCGTCGACCCGGGCTCCTTCGTGCTGCCCTACGACTTTCACTTGGTGAAGGCCTTGGCGGCGAACGGGCGGCTGGTCGATTTCTATGGCTCGACCACTCGCTACAACGGTGAGTTTCTGGAGGCGATGCGTGCGCTGCCCGGGGTGCAGGTGGTAGCGCGGGCGATCTCCAGCTCGGTCGCGTCCCGCCTCGGGGGCGCGTGGGCCTACGCGCTTCAGCTTGCCAGCGTGCTGCTGCGCGCCGGCCGGTACGGCACGGTGAACCTGCAGTTCAGCGGCTTCTGGCCGTTGGAATGGCTGGTGTTCGCGCTGATGCGCGGCAGGTTCGTCTTCACCGTGCACAACGCAGTGCCGCATGGTTTCAGCGGTGCGCAGCATGCGCCGACGCGGCGCTTGGCGGACATCGCGCGCGAGCTTGTCTTCGTCAGCGAAGCGACGCGCGACGACTTCCTGCAGCGCTACGGCGAGCGTTACCGAGCCAAGTCGACGGTGCTGCCGCATGGACTGTTGCCGGTGACGCCGCAGGCCGAGGCCGTTCCTTACGACCGCCCGCTCCATGCCGAGGCGCTTGTGTTCTGGGGGCGGGTGCAGCCCTACAAGGGCGTGGAGCTGTTCCGTGCGCTGGCGCAGTCCACCGAGATCCGGCGCCGCGGCCTGACGCTGGCGGTCTACGGGGCCTGGTCACCGGAACTGCATGAACTGCAGGCGGAGCTGCGCGGCGCGGGCGTGGCCCTGCACGACGGCTACCTCGACGACGCACAGCTTCTCGCGCTGCTGGCGCAGGACGCCGTCTTCCTCCTCCCCTACCAGCGTGCCTCGCAGTCCGGCGTGCTGTACGCGCTGCTCAACCACGGCCGTGTCTTCTTCTGCACCGACACCGGCGACCTGGGTGCCTTCATGCGCCGCCACGGCCTCGAAGGCTTGCTGCTGCGCGACCGCACGCCCGAAGCCGTGCTCGCCTGCCTCGATTTCCTCGCGGCGCACGGCGACGAGGTGCGGCAGAAACTGGCCGCCGCCCAGGCCGCTTTGCGCTGGGAGCGGCTGGTGGCCGAAGCCGGGCAGGCCTACCGCGTCTAG
- the ftsZ gene encoding cell division protein FtsZ: MAIEMIEEFDLGTQIKVIGVGGGGGNAVDHMIAQGVQGVEFVCANTDAQALNRSSAHHLIQLGTTGLGAGAKPEAGRAAAEEAVDRIRESIKGSNMLFITAGMGGGTGTGAAPVIARVAKEMGILTVGVVTKPFDFEGNRRMKAADNGVAELEANVDSLIVILNDKLLDVLGDDVTQDQAFAHANDVLKNAVGGISDIIHVPGLVNVDFEDVKTVMSEPGKAMMGTAIASGPDRATKAAESAVACPLLEGIDLSGARGVLVLIAAGRSTFKLSESRNAMNTIRRYAADDAHVIYGTAYDESLGDQLRVTVIATGLSPAKRQQQAPMTVVHNTVAQRTGTDNIPVLTQPVHTTQTAHDYSSLSVPSVWRNGRTAAAKVDALASNGMDEIEIPAFLRKQAD; encoded by the coding sequence ATGGCAATCGAAATGATCGAAGAGTTCGACCTGGGCACCCAGATCAAGGTGATCGGCGTGGGCGGCGGCGGCGGCAACGCGGTCGACCACATGATTGCGCAGGGTGTGCAAGGCGTGGAGTTCGTCTGCGCCAACACCGACGCGCAGGCGCTCAACCGCTCGAGCGCGCACCACCTAATCCAGCTCGGCACCACGGGCCTGGGCGCCGGCGCCAAGCCGGAAGCCGGCCGCGCAGCCGCTGAAGAGGCGGTGGACCGCATCCGCGAATCGATCAAGGGCAGCAACATGCTCTTCATCACCGCCGGCATGGGCGGCGGCACCGGCACCGGTGCGGCTCCCGTGATCGCACGTGTGGCGAAGGAGATGGGCATCCTGACGGTGGGCGTGGTCACCAAGCCCTTCGACTTCGAAGGCAACCGCCGCATGAAGGCCGCCGACAACGGCGTGGCCGAGCTCGAAGCCAACGTCGACTCGCTGATCGTGATCCTCAACGACAAGCTGCTCGACGTGCTGGGTGACGACGTGACGCAGGACCAGGCCTTCGCGCACGCCAACGACGTGCTGAAGAACGCCGTGGGCGGCATCAGCGACATCATCCACGTGCCGGGTCTCGTGAACGTCGACTTCGAAGACGTGAAGACGGTGATGAGCGAGCCCGGCAAGGCGATGATGGGCACTGCGATTGCGAGCGGCCCCGACCGTGCGACCAAGGCGGCCGAATCGGCCGTGGCCTGCCCGCTGCTCGAAGGCATCGACCTCTCGGGCGCGCGTGGCGTGCTGGTGCTGATCGCCGCTGGCCGCAGCACCTTCAAGCTGTCGGAAAGCCGCAATGCGATGAACACCATCCGCCGTTACGCGGCCGACGATGCGCACGTGATCTACGGCACCGCCTACGACGAGAGCCTGGGCGACCAGCTGCGCGTGACGGTGATCGCCACCGGCCTGTCGCCCGCCAAGCGCCAGCAACAGGCGCCGATGACCGTCGTGCACAACACCGTGGCGCAACGCACCGGCACCGACAACATCCCGGTGCTGACCCAGCCGGTGCACACCACGCAGACGGCGCACGACTACAGCAGCCTGTCGGTGCCGAGCGTGTGGCGCAACGGCCGCACGGCGGCGGCGAAGGTGGACGCGCTGGCCTCGAACGGGATGGACGAGATCGAGATCCCCGCTTTCCTCCGTAAGCAGGCGGACTGA
- a CDS encoding pyridoxamine 5'-phosphate oxidase, which translates to MLATTDGELGDGRIVVLREVVPEQQRVLVYTDRRSAKAAQLALHPWGTLVMWSPALGWQLRCRVALSLDTSGLSVTSRWARIKLSPAAQDYLSPLPPGTELDECEQAPPRDPEALAHFAVVDAQVQALDWLELHPDGQRRAIFEGGRARWVQP; encoded by the coding sequence GTGCTGGCCACGACCGACGGCGAGCTGGGCGATGGCCGCATCGTCGTGCTGCGCGAGGTGGTGCCGGAACAGCAGCGTGTGCTGGTCTACACCGACCGGCGCAGCGCCAAGGCGGCCCAGCTGGCCTTGCACCCGTGGGGCACGCTCGTGATGTGGTCGCCGGCGCTTGGCTGGCAGTTGCGCTGCCGGGTGGCGCTGAGCCTGGACACCTCGGGCTTGTCGGTCACCTCGCGGTGGGCGCGGATCAAGCTTTCGCCGGCGGCACAGGACTACCTCTCCCCCCTGCCCCCGGGCACGGAGCTCGACGAATGCGAACAAGCACCGCCTCGCGACCCCGAGGCACTGGCCCACTTCGCCGTGGTCGACGCGCAAGTGCAGGCCCTCGACTGGCTGGAGCTTCACCCCGACGGCCAACGCCGGGCGATCTTCGAAGGCGGCCGCGCCCGCTGGGTCCAGCCCTGA